From Scleropages formosus chromosome 1, fSclFor1.1, whole genome shotgun sequence, a single genomic window includes:
- the LOC108923978 gene encoding alpha-1-antitrypsin homolog: MYKRAASLKIDLPQGRHCREKKMKSFLCVIASIVLAGVCASPASHDGDPSGLTKEHMDHLHHDKDHPHPHNLAEDKPVSALASHNADFAFALYKQLSSQEDTQAKNIFFSPLSISSALSMVALGAKGATHQELFKTLGYSEIVPADVNDAYEHIFHSLGHSQSALQLDTGNAMVLQEKFKPKHKFVEDAKHYFDAEGFTVDFNMPDEAAKNINQYIAKKTHDKITDMISDLDKNTVMMLINYIYFRGKWEKPFEASLTEKADFHVDETTKVSVDMMKRTGRYDYYYDITNKTTVLMIPYQGNASMMVVLPDEGQMKKVESVINKDYIKHWHDSLFRSNVELSIPKFSASVSYTLTDTLKEMGLVSVFDDEADLSGISEEVGLKVSKVAHKAVLSVDEKGTEAAGVTTVEIMPMSTPDAVHINRPFFIFILEESTKSILFMGKITDPTAQ; encoded by the exons ATGTATAAAAGGGCGGCCAGCTTGAAAATCGATCTCCCACAGGGAAGACACTGCCGTG aaaagaaaatgaagagttTCCTTTGTGTGATAGCCTCCATAGTTCTTGCTGGGGTGTGTGCCTCCCCTGCATCTCATGATGGAGATCCTTCTGGCCTAACCAAAGAACACATGGACCATCTTCACCATGACAAAGATCATCCTCACCCTCACAACTTAGCAGAGGACAAACCTGTCTCTGCACTTGCTTCACACAATGCCGACTTTGCCTTTGCCTTGTACAAACAACTGAGTAGCCAGGAAGATACCCAGGCCAAGAACATCTTTTTCTCACCTCTGAGTATCTCTAGTGCCTTGTCCATGGTAGCCTTGGGTGCCAAAGGTGCCACTCACCAAGAGCTGTTCAAGACGCTTGGTTATAGTGAGATTGTCCCTGCCGATGTGAATGATGCCTATGAGCATATATTCCACTCTTTGGGACACTCCCAGAGTGCACTGCAATTGGACACTGGCAACGCAATGGTCTTACAAGAGAAATTCAAGCCGAAACACAAGTTTGTGGAGGATGCCAAACACTACTTTGATGCAGAAGGTTTCACAGTTGACTTCAACATGCCTGATGAGGCAGCTAAAAATATCAACCAGTACATTGCCAAGAAAACTCATGATAAGATCACAGATATGATCAGTGACTTAGATAAGAACACTGTCATGATGCTTATCAACTACATCTACTTCAGGG GAAAATGGGAAAAACCCTTTGAGGCAAGCCTCACTGAAAAAGCTGACTTTCATGTAGATGAGACAACCAAGGTTTCCGTTGATATGATGAAAAGGACTGGACGCTATGACTACTATTATGATATCACTAACAAGACAACTGTATTGATGATTCCATACCAAGGAAATGCCTCAATGATGGTTGTCCTGCCAGATGAAGGGCAAATGAAGAAGGTGGAGAGTGTAATCAACAAAGATTACATCAAACACTGGCATGATTCTCTGTTTAGGAG CAATGTGGAGCTCAGCATTCCAAAATTCTCTGCTTCCGTGTCATATACCCTGACTGACACCTTAAAGGAGATGGGACTGGTCAGTGTTTTTGATGATGAGGCAGACTTGTCAGGGATCTCAGAGGAGGTTGGCCTGAAGGTTTCCAAG GTTGCTCACAAAGCTGTCCTCAGCGTGGATGAGAAAGGAACTGAGGCAGCGGGCGTCACCACTGTCGAGATCATGCCTATGTCAACTCCTGACGCTGTACACATAAACCGCCCCTTCTTTATATTTATCTTGGAGGAAAGCACAAAAAGCATTCTCTTCATGGGGAAGATCACTGATCCAACAGCCCAGTGA